Proteins co-encoded in one Nicotiana sylvestris chromosome 7, ASM39365v2, whole genome shotgun sequence genomic window:
- the LOC138874068 gene encoding uncharacterized protein encodes MAVETEAKKYDSLFALMAQSDDDDEEDEDDEVNFRDVQRNLKSYSSKKLKSLSNVLIDAYYSLVNDKEILTVELGEFKQSRDDLVVCVVDLNETIANLEQAKEALNERITSVENERDDLMVVVVDLKETIEEETIEGLNREHRNVSLGKGKEVANESHIMLEKELTVVKTSLCSELERNQQLQTELEKARNDLEKYLKWTWSSYVVTAMYLNNSENKQGIGFQREKTPYNPHNKYVTVPDNWLWKSERKLTAMDYGQWTLKARRECILEKEVKGTFSVNEKVERFFRHSSGNEHYVNDLKVATTNMITQQVVSVDKGSKNIHSY; translated from the exons atggcagtagAAACTGAAGCAAAAAAGTACGATTCACTATTTGCGCTGATGGCACagtcagatgatgatgatgaagaagatgaagacgatgaggtaaactttagagatgttcagagaaatctgaaatcttaTTCTTCTAAGAAGCTAAAGTCTTTATCTAATGTCCTAATTGATGCCTATTATAGTCTTGTAAATGATAAGGAGATTCTAACCGTAGAACTAGGAGAGTTcaaacaatctagagatgatctagtggtctgtgtagtggacttaaatgagaccatagctaatcttgaacaGGCGAAGGAGGCCCTGAATGAAAGAATAACTAGTGTGGAAAATGAGAGAGACGATctgatggtagtagttgttgatctaaaagaaacaatagaag aggaaaccattgagggactcaatagagaacataggaatgtaagtcttgggaaagggaaggaagtagccAATGAGTCGCACATCATGCTTGAAAAGGAGTTAACTGTTGTAAAAACCAGTCTCTGCAGTGAACTCGAGAGGAATCAGCAACTTCAAACTGAGTTGGAAAAAGCAAGAAATGATCTTGAGAAATAtctgaagtggacctggtcctcataTGTTGTCACTGCCATGTATCTCAACAATAGTGAGAACAAGCAGGGcatcgggttccaaagggagaaaactccctacaaccCGCACAACAAGTATGTcactgtacctgataactggctat GGAAAAGTGAGAGGAAGCTGACTGCGATGGACTATGGACAGTGGACGCTTAAAGCAC gaagggaatgtatccttgAAAAGGAAGTAAAGGGTACATTCTCAGTGAATGAAAAGGTAGAAAGGTTCTTTCGGCACTCAAGTGGGAACGAGCACTATGTAAATGACCTAAAGGTAGCAACTACCAATATGATAACTCAGCAAGTGGTCTCAGTGGACAAAGGAAGCAAGAACATTCACTCCTACTAA
- the LOC104223096 gene encoding probable xyloglucan endotransglucosylase/hydrolase protein 32, protein MAIFFLHFLLLLIVVPSTNAGYWPPSPGYYPSSKFRSMSFYQGFRNLWGPNHQNVDNNGINIWLDRNSGSGFKSIKPFRSGYFGASIKLQPGYTAGVITAFYLSNNEAHPGYHDEVDIEFLGTTFGKPYTLQTNVYIRGSGDGKIVGREMKFHLWFDPTKEFHHYAILWSPREIIFLVDDVPIRRYARKSIATFPLRPMWLYGSIWDASSWATEDGKYKADYRYQPFYGKFTNFKASGCTAYSSRWCHPVSASPSRSGGLTRQQRQAMNWVHSHYLAYDYCRDSKRDHSLTPECWR, encoded by the exons ATGGCAATCTTTTTTCTCCATTTTCTTCTCTTGCTCATTGTTGTCCCTTCTACAAATGCTGGTTATTGGCCACCTTCTCCTGGCTATTATCCAAGTTCCAAGTTTAGGTCTATGAGCTTTTATCAAGGATTTAGAAACCTTTGGGGCCCTAATCATCAAAATGTAGATAATAATGGCATTAATATTTGGCTTGATAGAAATTCAG GAAGTGGATTCAAGTCAATTAAACCATTTCGATCAGGGTATTTTGGTGCTTCCATTAAACTCCAACCTGGTTATACTGCTGGTGTTATTACAGCTTTTTAC CTTTCAAATAATGAAGCTCATCCAGGGTACCATGATGAAGTGGACATAGAATTTCTTGGAACAACATTTGGGAAGCCTTATACATTGCAAACCAATGTTTATATTAGAGGAAGCGGAGATGGGAAAATTGTAGGAAGAGAAATGAAGTTTCATTTGTGGTTTGATCCAACAAAGGAATTTCATCACTATGCTATTTTGTGGAGTCCTAGAGAGATCAT ATTTCTTGTGGATGATGTGCCAATAAGGAGGTATGCTAGGAAGAGTATTGCAACATTTCCACTAAGGCCAATGTGGTTATATGGATCAATATGGGATGCATCTTCTTGGGCAACTGAGGATGGAAAATACAAAGCCGATTATAGGTACCAACCATTCTACGGGAAATTCACGAACTTTAAGGCAAGCGGTTGCACCGCCTATTCATCGCGATGGTGCCACCCTGTGTCCGCTTCACCATCCAGGTCCGGAGGCCTTACCAGGCAACAACGTCAAGCCATGAATTGGGTTCATAGTCACTACTTGGCTTATGACTATTGTCGAGACTCCAAAAGAGACCATTCCCTAACACCGGAATGCTGGCGTTAA